Below is a genomic region from Zea mays cultivar B73 chromosome 9, Zm-B73-REFERENCE-NAM-5.0, whole genome shotgun sequence.
GGCATCCGTTGGAAACTAGCAAGGTTGCAACCTGTGGATGGGATGGTGTAATTAAATACTGGTAAGTTGATCACACAACCACGCGTGCTCCTTTTAATTGGAACCACTGCTTTTAATTGCTTTGTGATCTAGCAGAGGTTTTCTTGCTAAGAGGAGTCTTTTCTGTTGAATACTTATAGAAACTCTCAGGCTCACAATGCATTCAGAGAATTAAGCTTTTACTAACTTAATCACATGCATGGCGCCCTTGCAAATGTTGTGCTAAGATTTTTATGAACAAACTAGGACATTTTGTTTTGTTTCATATTACAGGTTGTGGTGAATATAATCTTTTGTAAATGTTTGATTTGATCTATACTATATTAGTTTTATTTGCACAAGAGTTGCTTTAGTTAGTCACAAACACAAAAAAATAGTAGGATACATACTTGATTATGGTTTGCATGCAGAACTTGCACCCAGAGGCTAGATTGCGTATGGTGGCATTTTTTTGTGTGCCCTAAATGTGGTTTCAAAAACTGTTTGTTCATAAACGCTATAATTTCTTGTCTTATTGCTGATAATTGTGGTTGCCCTGCACTCTTTTGCCCAGTACTTCATTTTCTAAGAGGTGAATATCTGTAGTTTCATGTGCTAGTGAAGTTGTGATGGTGGGTTAATTGGTTATATGATAAATCTGGCTATGCATTTAGGGTGATTCCTTCTAATATCTATTGCTATTGCATCGTGGTGCTGTTTGTCTGGTACAATTAACCAAAGGATCACTTGTATGTTCCATATATTCTACTTAAAATGAATAGTTGATACATATTATTTTCCATGTTGTTTACAAGAATGAGTTAAATGGAAATTGCTAATGCTGTGTAGCTGTTCATATATTCAGTTTAGTTTTGTTACATTTTACTTGGTCCTACAGCAGTTTATACTTGCATCAAACTGTATCTTATTCATTGTTTGTTTCCTATGAGTGTGCCGACATGTAGAATCCAGAAGGAATAATTTTATGGTTCAATTTATTATGTATGAAAAAGTACATGTTTTATGTGACCAGCTTTTGTTTCTGCTATAAAAAATATTTGCTTAAATGCAATATTTGAAGTTGAGAAAAATGTTTTTAGGAGTAAGTTGTATCTCATTTGATGTGTTTGCCCGATCAACTTTGCTGTCTTGCTGAACCTTTGAAACACTCTTTGGTTTCCATCCCTTTTTTTTTCCTGTTGTCTTTTGTATATTTATGATATGGCACTGACATTCCTCTGAACAACTTGCAGGGACTGAACTTTGGCAGAGATATTGGTTGAGCTCCTGGGAAAGGTTTTGTAACAATCCGATTCACGCCGAATGTCATGGCATACTGTAAGTCACATGCTCGACAAGAGAATCCCGGAGGAAAAAACATGTGTTTTTTGAGGTTACATATATGGGAGAAAAAGGTGGGGTTTTGCTGCTACCTTTGTGTTGGTTCTGCCCTGTTAGATGTCCAAATGTACAATATTCGCACCATATTCAAATTTTTAGTTGTATCTCTGCCACTAGCAACTTGTTTGCGGTTTCTGGTAATCCTGTTCCTTCGAACGTTTGTACCATCTGAGGAAGTGTCTGTTGTGTAGTATCCCCCTCCGGTCTGTTTTATAACTTAGGggttgtttgtttgggattataatctgtcCAGATCAAAATAAGTTAAGATTATATAATTTGGGCAGATTATAATCacaaacaaacaggcccttagatAGCTCCCTATTTTAATAGCTGGGGCCAAGTGAACAGGAAATAAATAGAGATTGAGTTGAGACAAGTATCTTCCAGATCCATGTCAAATGCTTGACGCCTTGATTCCTGAGCAATTAAATAGATTGTAGTTGATTCGTAATGTTATACATATACACTAATAAAAACAGATGATTAAAGTTCATAGGAAGATCTATTCCTGATTTTAAACAGTGGATTAAAAACGTTCGTTGATTCATTGGCGTAATCATACTTCTCAGCATTGTTCTATTCCTGATCCAGGAACGACGTGGTATAAAATTAGCTGCTGATTCAGGAACTGTGATGTGGGCATGCATTTGATGCGAACAAACATGGTCCAGAAAGGTGACAAAACAGAAGCTCCTCCACCAGCATTGGTGTCGGGGTAGGGATCGGCATAGCACTACGCAACCCCGCTGCTCCTGCTCGTCGTCGTTTCTTGATTCCCTCCTTTTCCTAGCTTCCAAGGTCAAAAACCACACGGGCGACGCCCACGTATCCTTACACTTGTCCATTTCCATCCGGTATCTGATCCCATCTTTTCATCGTCTTCCATCTCTCATGGACCAGTCCTCCATCCTCTTCTTTCTTGAGGGAAACAAAGACCATTTTTGTGTATATGCTTTCCCTTGTGGGTGCAAACACCATCCGGTCCGCTACCCTTTCGCCCGCCAGCGCCGACCCTATATCTTCCGTCGTCACCACCGGTGGCCGGTGCACATAACAATAGCATACTGCGACAGGGCAGCACATACGGTGGTGTGCCAGTGATCCATCAAGAAGCTAAGCCATGGCGGCGGCGCTGCGGGCGCTGGCGGTGCTGCTGTGGGTGGCGGCGGCGTACCCTGTGGTGTTCCGGGCGCGGCCCGTGCAGGCGCTGGCGGCCAACTGGGGCACCCGCGCGCTGCACCCGCTGCCGGGGGACATCACCGTACGCCTCCTGCGGGACAACGGCTTCGACAAGGTGAAGCTGTTCGAGGCGGACCCGCCGGCGCTCAGGGCGCTGGGTCACTCAGGGATCCAGGTCATGCTGGGCCTCCCCAACGAGCTGCTGGGCTCCGTGGCCGCCAGCGTGACCGCCGCCGAGCAGTGGGTGATCCAGAACGTCTCCACCTACGTCTCCAAGTACGGCGTGGACATCCGCTACGTGGCCGTCGGCAACGAGCCGTTCCTCAAGTCGTACAAGGGCAAGTTCGAGGCCGCCACGCTGCCCGCCGTGCAGAACGTGCAGGCCGCGCTCGTCAAGGCGGGCCTCGCCAGGCAGGTGCACGTCACCGTCCCGCTCAACGCCGACGTCTACGAGTCCGGCGACGGCCGCCCTTCCTCGGGCGACTTCAGGCCCGACATCGCCGGCCTCATGGTCAGCCTCGTCCGCTTCCTCCTCGACAACGGCGGCGTGCTCACCATCAACATCTACCCATTCCTCTCCCTGTACGCCGACCCCAACTTCCCCGTCGACTACGCCTACTTCCCGTCCCCCGGCGCGCGCCCCTCGCAGGCCAGCGTGCAGGACGGCAACGTGCTCTACACCAACGTCTTCGACGCCAACTACGACACCCTCATCGCCGCGCTCGAGAAGCACGGCCTCGGCGCCATCCCCGTCATCGTCGGGGAGATCGGCTGGCCCACCGACGGCGACAAGAACGCCAACGCCGCCAACGCGCAGCGCTTCAACCAGGGCCTCTTCGACCGCATCATCGCCGGCAAGGGCACCCCGCGGCGCCCGCAGATGCCCGACGTCTACGTCTTCGCGCTGCTGGACGAGGACAACAAGAGCATCGACCCGGGCAGCTTCGAGCGCCACTGGGGCGTCTTCAACTACGACGGCTCGCCCAAGTACCCGCTCAGGCTCGCCAGCGGCAGGGCGATCGTGCCGGCCAAGGGCGTCCGCTACCTCTCCAAGCAGTGGTGCGTGCTCCGCCCGGACGCCAGCGCCTCCGACCCGGCCATCGCCGGCGCCGTCGGCTACGCCTGCGAGTACTCCGACTGCACCAGCCTCGGCGCCGGCTCCTCCTGCGGCAGCGTCGATGCGCGCGCCAACGTCTCCTACGCCTTCAACCAGTTCTTCCAGTCGGCCAACCAGCAGAAGGCCGCCTGCAAATTTAACAACCTCTCCGTTATCACCACCACCGACCCGTCCCAGGGGACCTGCCGCTTCGAGATCATGATCGACACCGGCCGCCACGAGCTCACCGGAAAGCCGGCGTCGCCCGCCGCCAGGGCGGGTCCTTCAGCTTCATCTTGGAGCGCCGTGCTGCTGCTCGGCTTGGCTGGCCTTACTGCTCTGGTTGCCTGGTAAGCGTGAGACTGCGACACGGAGTAGCTAAGCTAGAAAGGCAGGCCACAGGTTCTTCAAATTTTTTTCCAACTAAACGCTACGCTGGTGATAAATATGCATTTGCCGTTGGGATTATTGGCGAAGGGGATTCTTTCTCATGTACATATACACGACAGAGATGTTGATATGTAATTTGGTTGGGATATGGTTCGGATTTCAGAGGATATACACATATGACGAAATGTCTTCGAAAGATATGCATATACAGGCCCGAAATTAGTTTGGCAACCCATTTTTCAAAGAAATTTTATTTCCCTATgataaattagtttatttttcttgGAAAAATGGGGCTGCGATAACTCTATTTTTCTAAGAGATTTCTATTTTCTtagagaaaataaactaattttctttGAAAAAATGAAAATCCCTTATAAAAATAAGGTTGCCAAACCAGCCCTAAAAGTCACATTTCACTAGACATTTTTGCACTTGCACACCGTCTCAACGATACCAAGCTGTGACTCCGGAGTCATATAGCTATAGTTCCTCGCCAGGCTCTCTACGAAATGTTCattattttttttaagaaaacatGTGCGCATTAGCATATCTATCACGTCCAATCAAAGATAACATGTGATTAGAGGAACATACACGAAAAGTAGTCATACATCCGGCAACGACTGCTatacaaccaatccttctttgcaagcgtgcaagcaaaccatcCGATTCATTAGATTACGATCCAACCGTAGGTcatatttaacacttaaacccttccaccaccagctcaataatctttataaaaaaccCCTAACAAATCATTGTTGTATCTGTGGTTGGATCATAATCTAATGGAAcagatggtttgcttgcacgctCGCAAAGAAGAACTGCTTGCATAACAGTCGTTGCCTATACATCCTCGCATACTTGCTACAACACTTTCACTTGTGCTTCTCAAGTTCATTGCTGATCAATACAACAACAACTATGTCTCCACGATATCCATACATGCAAAGATAAAACACCGTGACATCGGTATTGCTAGCATTGCGTGTGTAGAGAGAGAAACGATAACGACGATGAGGGtgctcacaacattggagagggtCAGCGTTGGCTAAGATGATTCTCTCTAGCATACCAGCCCTTTGTGTTGACCTTTGATAACGAGCTTTTACCATAAAGACTCATTGGTGTTCTTATGAATCGTGATTGTCTCTTGAGCATATATTCAACAACCTCTCACTTGCACTAGAGATAATCATATATTCAACTCTTTCAATCCCTTAAATATGTAACATGTTAGTTTCTTAGGTAGATGACCATGATCGCAAATCATTTTTGAGTCATTAGTCAATAGCAATGCCTAACAACATATATTGAATCATGTATACTCATATAGATTATATCAGTTgaaccttgagatacacatattTTGATCCTTTTACCACATGATATTAGTAGAATTCAAGGCGAGATTTCTGTCATCCTTGTAATAGCCTAAGATTTTCAGTCGATCTTGTAGTGGATTGCAACTTTGTGACCAACTCTTTAGCCATATCATGATTAACTTTCTAATCATAT
It encodes:
- the LOC100281542 gene encoding glucan endo-1,3-beta-glucosidase 5 precursor — its product is MAAALRALAVLLWVAAAYPVVFRARPVQALAANWGTRALHPLPGDITVRLLRDNGFDKVKLFEADPPALRALGHSGIQVMLGLPNELLGSVAASVTAAEQWVIQNVSTYVSKYGVDIRYVAVGNEPFLKSYKGKFEAATLPAVQNVQAALVKAGLARQVHVTVPLNADVYESGDGRPSSGDFRPDIAGLMVSLVRFLLDNGGVLTINIYPFLSLYADPNFPVDYAYFPSPGARPSQASVQDGNVLYTNVFDANYDTLIAALEKHGLGAIPVIVGEIGWPTDGDKNANAANAQRFNQGLFDRIIAGKGTPRRPQMPDVYVFALLDEDNKSIDPGSFERHWGVFNYDGSPKYPLRLASGRAIVPAKGVRYLSKQWCVLRPDASASDPAIAGAVGYACEYSDCTSLGAGSSCGSVDARANVSYAFNQFFQSANQQKAACKFNNLSVITTTDPSQGTCRFEIMIDTGRHELTGKPASPAARAGPSASSWSAVLLLGLAGLTALVAW